TGCTGGTACTCTTACCTGAGGTCAGTGATGCACTAAAACTGAAGTTTATGGCAGGCCTAAAGGGCTTTAAATTTCTCAGCCTCCTGTGGAGCTGGGATTTGATACAAGGCTGGCTGCACTGTACTGCATGCGCAGAGTGGTTTCAGAGACGTGAACTGCTTACCCACGGACCTCTGTAATACTGCACCTGAGCTGGTGGGACTAACTGACATGAGTGAGCTCTGACCTtaccaaggaaacaaaaagagtCAAGAAGAGGTAATACGTACAAGCTGTCAATATTCTCCTGCTCATCTAACCCAAAGTAAAGCAAGTCTGCTGTGTCAGCCCTAttaaaaatgttcttgaaaTTCGTAAATTAAGAATTCAGTTCTCACTATTAAGTCATGTCAGAATGGACCAAAGTGGTCCAGGCTCTTGTGATAGCAGGGTGCAATGCTCAGCTGAGCTCTTTTTGTCAAGTCTGTAGGAGGATGCTGGTCTCAGTTTCCATCTGTTGCATCTTTTACTGCCCAAGTCTTGAATAGCAGTGAAGAACACGAGTCACCTTTAGTGTGGTCCTGTTCTGAAGCACCAAGTCCTGTTTCTGAATCTGTTCATGACAGTTGGCtgtatttcatttcttctctgtgcttttgGGAGGGGTTATTATTCCTCCTGTTGACACAGGTGATAACTGCCCTGGGGCAGTAGACACTACTCCACTGTTCACTTCTTCCTGTGTATTGGGGGAAGAAGACAACAGTTAATACCTGTGACAAGGTCTACACTTTTTTGTGtcagcaggaggcagcagtgctTCCTCACACATCTCATACAATTCGAGCACTCCAGAGAGTTAGGATAGTGAGAAAACCGAACTGACGTTACATAACAAAGTGAAGATTATTCTCTTACAAACACCGCTCCAATACGGCTAAGGCAAGTGTTTGCTTAAGGCCTGGGAGTGTTAGGGTAAATCACATGTTTAAAGCATCACTGGTGGTGGGGCACTCACTGGCTGAGGTGAGCCAGGCCAGGTGTGAGCAGGGAGGTGCTCTGGCTGCTCACAGCTGCCTCAGGACAAGGGCTGTGTAATGTACTCTCAGCTGCCTGAACTGCACATCCACAAACCACCTACCAGCATGTCCAGATAATTGGTGTGGGTCTGGATATTGTGTCGATCTTCCGCTGCAACCTTCCTAAAGTTCTTCAGCTTCACAGGAACTTTTTTTGCCACATTTGCAAAAGGAACCATCCATTGTACACACTCTGAAATGCTGTCCCAATCTAAGCCTAAAGGGTAGAACACAGGAACATATTTAGAAAGCATGAGCGAGTTGCACAGTGTTCCAATATGGCCAtgagttaaaaaataatactgcagataaaaattcagaaacatCCCCCCAGAAACAGCCAACATTTCCTTATGCTTGTAACTTAAAAGGGTGCTGGTTGAGGAGGGTGAATGGAGGTCACAAGGGTTGCTATTGCTTTCCAGGGGAGGCTGAAGTGACTTGTGGCTTGAACACAAGATTGTGGGTCATGCTATAAAAACATACACTGGGTGCTGCTGACAGCCATGCATGACTGCTTGAGAACTgcatttcaggagaaaaagtgGCCAAATATATAGCTAATGATCCTCCAGACATCTGGAAGTCATAGAGCAAATATTAGCCCAAAAGCAAGAATGTTTTAATTCCTTAGCAAAGGCTGCACTGCTGAAGGTGTTTCCTTCTTTTGAGTCTTTGTAACATCTGAAATAGTGGTAGGAAGTGaaattagaaggaaaagaaacccacAGAACAAATACTAGTGTCCATGTAGGCTTTGGTCTTTGGCAGCCTGGTAAACCAGTACCCTTTCAACAGATTTGGGCCTGTGACAGCTTCTGGAATTCCCTGCCTAACAAGGCCAAGCTTTACCGAGGTATCTTACCTGAAGCTTTCTTAACTATTTCGATTGAGGTACAGTGGCAGAGCGCTGCAGCAGCTAGTGTTCTGTACTGGAAGTCCAAAGAATTCACATCCAGAATACACAGGTCTAAAAGCTAAGCACATGAAGAGTGACAGATTTTAACAAGCTGATCCTTTAGCATGATCCTGTCTCAGAGAGGGCTATGCACACAGCAGTCCTCCTACAGCCTCTGCCTCAGAACAGGGCTGAGCTCCAGGAAGGAGTTTCTTAAATTTAAATCCTACCTAGTGCAGTATTTACACCACTGAGCTACCCAGCTTCAGTTAGCCTCTCTGAGGCTGGGCACAACACATGTCCATAACAAACTGAACCACAGCACTTCCAAAATAGTCAAAACACTCCCAAGGCTGCCTTCTTGGCAATTACACAGAAACACTGTTAGGGGCAACACAGGTAAAAACAGCCTGGGGTCTGAAATTATCCACCTTCCCCtcagagctggcactgctgtttATAGAATGCTGGAGTGCACAGTGATTAAAGAAAGAAgatggattttttatttttccatcacaCAGAAAAGTCTTAAAGAACGTGAAAGCAGGGAGACAAGGAACACAGGGGTACTTGTCCTCAAAACTGAACTTCTTTGGTGGAGTCAAACTTGCTCATTCCTTAACAAAGTAACAGGCGAGGGGAAACAAGGGAACACTTAGAACAAAGGGGCTTTCAGTATGTGATGTTCAGTTGTGATTGTCATTGTCCCAAGAACCATGTTCCAACAGTTTACTACTGACCTGGGCTATTTGAATGAATTTTTCCTGAGAATACTGAGGTAGCAGCACTTTCGAAACGTCCTTCAGAGCATCCACTTGAAGATAGAGGTTCAGCCAAGAGACAATTGTCACTGGACAGAGTTCCCATTTTAAAGCCTGCAAATATTTAACAAACAGTTAAGTGTCTTAAACCACTCAAGGACAGTTTTGTGCTCTGAGTTCTTCCTAATCCTCTCCTGAGATTATTGCATGTATCCTTAAAAGACACTAAAGATTTACAATTTCAAACACAAATATTCTTTTTAGGTTGCATTCTCACTGCTTTTTGAAAGGCTGTGCTAGAGATCAGCACAAATCTGTATCCCTTTACCTGTGCAGTTGGATTTTATGTGTCTTCTCCATTCAGAAGCTgggaaattaatattatttcctCAAGCTTTTGGGCTAACTGCATGAATCTGCAGCTCATATCTATTAAAGAAGTATAGAGTCCTGTGCTGGTGGAGCCCTTCCAACGTGAGGAGCACTGAAGCCCCTGTTCCTGGACAGCAAGGGACATTGGCAAGTGCAGTACATTACAGTGACAGCCTTCCAACCTGCCCATGCCTGGCTGCACTGTTAAGAGCATTTACATTCACACAAGCATGAGAAACCTGCCCTTTTCTACCAGTCAGGGACGTCAGACATCCACTGCACACACAACAAAGGCTTCACTATTGTGCAGAAACAGGGACAGGTTCTTTTTCTAAGCAAAAAAGTGACATTGAAACACAAGGCTCAGCTGGAGTCTTTCACCCAGCacttcaaaacacagcaaattaTTACCTTTAACATAATAAGTTCCATTCTTACAATATCATCTTCACTGCAAGCACCATCAGTGACATAAGCGAATTCCTGTATTTTAGGAGCGTAGATTTCCTTTAAAGGGAGGGAAAATGAAGATTAGTGTGTCTTATAGTTCTGAGAAAGGTTGAGAAGATACTGGGAAATACTCTTCTGTCCATGTTAACATTTCTTATGCTACAACAGTGTTTTTTCATTATATGAAGTGACTTGAAACTTCAGGAAGGATAAGGAGATAAGATATAACCTACTTGGGTGTTAGTATCTACTGTATGATGCAATGGACTTATTGCAACTCTTTTAGCTTCTGGGCAAATAAATGCTGACCAAGAAATCAGAACACCCTTTCATTTATAGCTCTTTCTACTCAGCCGTTCCAATGCTGTAAAAACATGCATTATCCCAATTTTTGTAGATGGCTGTCTGGTACAGGTTACCTGCCATGTCAGTGCTGATGTAATcacattgatttaaaaaaaaaaaaagagaaaagctaaaaaaaaaatgagaaaaagaatcCCACAACCAGCCACTGTAACTGTCAAAATCCATGGTGCAGAGATGGTTAAGGAAATTTGCTAAGCCAGCCATGCCAGCTGGGGCCAAGCACAGTTAGGTATGTAAGTAAAGGAGAGCTTGCCAGCAAAACTGCTTCCCTACCAGCTGGCTCTGTGACCACTATGGCCCCACACTTCCTTAGGACAGGTGACTGCTCATAGTGCACAACCTTGCTTCGGGAACAACAGTGAGAGCTGGGGGTTCCAAGGTAACAGCTTAATCCCAAGTCTTCCTGTCAGTCTAGCCTACTAGGCAATATACAAAATGATGCTCTTGGCCTGTGGATGTAGCACACAATGTAAAGTATCTCCCACCATCCCTGCACTTAAGACTCACACTCCACTAAATGGAGGATATCATAAGGATATCATCCTGATGTACAGGCAGTTTGAGAATTAGGCTTGGTTTTGTTCAAGTCCCACACCCATTCCTGAGATTGTTTGCCAACTGCTGTATATTTGgaaaaagacaagacaaaacaaaactactTCTAGCACATTTGCATCCCTTTTAAGTTTATGTGGtctccttccttgctgctggagaaagggaggacaAAAAGTACACTTCAAGAGACAGACAAATGCACAattgaaggaagagaaaaaaaatttcccctTCTGACCTTCAGTGTTGTACATACACCATCAAGTCCAAAAATTCAGACGAGAAATAATCGTTATCACTGTCTTTTTAGTTACTCAAAATTCAACACCCTCCTCCCTGTAAGAGAGCTGCTTACCTCAAGTTTGGAGGCAATAAATAATGAGGTAATTCCTATGAGCTGAAGCATGCTCTTGTTAATGTTCTTTTGTGTCAGCATGAATCTATCAAAGAAGTCTTGAGCTAGGTAGAAGGTTTCCCGGTGGAGTGCATACACCTCGCACACCTacaacaggggaaaaaacaactCAATTTTCTGTTATAAAACTGTGTACACACATTGGAGTATTCAAGCTATAACAGCAAAATGCAGTTTCATCTTCTGCACACACAAAGCTTCACATACCTAGGTATGGTACGATGCAGTGGTTAGCATGGGATTGGAAAACGTATTTCCCATGCTCCCATCTAAACATGAATTGCCTGTGATGTACTAACAAACTtgcaaaaaatactttttccaaTTTAAATAGCAACcatttttccactgaaagaaaaaagcctgttgaggaaaaaaaccccgacAAAACAGCAACAcctacacatacacacactaaTTACCTTGATTAAGAATACTCTGGGCTCAAGCCTCAAGCTGAAGTCAAACCCTCACCAAATTCCCAGTAGGTCTGTCCCAGGGCAGAATCACAAAAAGAATCAAAGTCTTTGGCTCTACAGCAAGCAAGCCTGGAAGCTTCTGCTGGagtgggctctgctggcaggccaggagcactgcctgcagcccctcaggcACACCGACAGCCTCACTAAGCAGGAACAAAACTGCGGGAGCCGCCATCTGCTCCATCCCATTGCTGGTTTCCCTGGCAGGGAGAACTTTTAATACTCGCATTTTATCAAAGTGTTTCAAATGCCAGttcaacaaaaaaagaaaggagtgcCAAGACCAGGAGATCTTAGGCAGAGCCCGACATTTTCACCTAATTTCTAATTGAATTGGTAGGGGCTACCACATCTCCAGCTCGTCTGCAACTCCATACCCCTTTCACAACTAGAAAGCAGTCAGATATGTATAAATTACCTACAATCTACATGCAGTAAAGAACAGGAACCAAAAAGAGTATCCAAGAAATAGATCCCGGATGCTTCATTTTTTTAGTTGGATACAAAGTCACAATAAAATCTCACTACTACAAGCTATTTTCCAAGATAAGGTTGGAAGCTCATTTGCAAATTAAGGCCCTTCCTGACCACCAAAAACACAACTGATTGGCAGAAATAGCACAGCCCCACTCTTTCAGACCCGACACATTTGCCTGATAATTGATGTGTTACTCTGATACTATTAACGACTGCTCCAAAGAAGATTCAGAACTAAAACTGTACAGACCAGGCCTACCCATAAATAAATGGCACAGTTTCTATGGAAGTGTAATTCCCAAACATAATAACACTTGGTCATGTTAAGCAGTATCTCAGTTATAATGTTACAGAAGAGTGTTAGGAGCTACTGGAGAGGTCTCAAAATTGCTGTGACTTAAATCCACTGTGGCATATAGAACCACTGAGCCGGACAACAGCAAGGCCCCTGTTGATACTTTTGTTTGGAAATTGGATTATTTCCTAATTCAAGGTTAAAAAGAACCAACAAACCAATTTAATGGTGATATGTAGATTCCGCATTAGAGGAACTAGTGAAGCACACAACTGGAATAGTTTTTTTATTCAGAGTGTATTAAAAAACCACCAGCTTTCATTGTCCTTGAAATT
This window of the Corvus hawaiiensis isolate bCorHaw1 chromosome 26, bCorHaw1.pri.cur, whole genome shotgun sequence genome carries:
- the CCNE2 gene encoding G1/S-specific cyclin-E2 isoform X2, with the translated sequence MSRRSSRLQAKQQQPLSCQEEAPQELQALDYLQTRKRRTTEEIKKREDGKIAKKHQYEIKSCWPPTITGGVSPCIIIETPHKESVTTDFSRFKKYRFRNLFINPSPLPELHWGNSKDVWLNILTKENRYAHCKHFTSLHSSLQPHMRSILLDWLLEVCEVYALHRETFYLAQDFFDRFMLTQKNINKSMLQLIGITSLFIASKLEEIYAPKIQEFAYVTDGACSEDDIVRMELIMLKALKWELCPVTIVSWLNLYLQVDALKDVSKVLLPQYSQEKFIQIAQLLDLCILDVNSLDFQYRTLAAAALCHCTSIEIVKKASGLDWDSISECVQWMVPFANVAKKVPVKLKNFRKVAAEDRHNIQTHTNYLDMLEEVNSGVVSTAPGQLSPVSTGGIITPPKSTEKK
- the CCNE2 gene encoding G1/S-specific cyclin-E2 isoform X1 encodes the protein MSRRSSRLQAKQQQPLSCQEEAPQELQALDYLQTRKRRTTEQEIKKREDGKIAKKHQYEIKSCWPPTITGGVSPCIIIETPHKESVTTDFSRFKKYRFRNLFINPSPLPELHWGNSKDVWLNILTKENRYAHCKHFTSLHSSLQPHMRSILLDWLLEVCEVYALHRETFYLAQDFFDRFMLTQKNINKSMLQLIGITSLFIASKLEEIYAPKIQEFAYVTDGACSEDDIVRMELIMLKALKWELCPVTIVSWLNLYLQVDALKDVSKVLLPQYSQEKFIQIAQLLDLCILDVNSLDFQYRTLAAAALCHCTSIEIVKKASGLDWDSISECVQWMVPFANVAKKVPVKLKNFRKVAAEDRHNIQTHTNYLDMLEEVNSGVVSTAPGQLSPVSTGGIITPPKSTEKK